GTACCCCGCTacacgttgcagtggcagagtcaggttattttccctccctcccccttccccttgctcatttacctcagtcactcctcctcctcccccttggtcactcacccccccccccttccctcccctgtccccactccaactctctcccctcacactcacctctcccctcattctccctcccctgacactcacctcccccctcattctccctcccctcactgtcaacTCCCCCTGCCTACCCTGCAGATCAGAAaccttttgtctttctatttctgtggcaaccccccacccccccaaaaaaaaaacaatcccaaccctttaaatcaaataataaccccccctcctgccccccccaagacctgggaaattaaaattgttggtgctacatgtgatCTGTCCCTGGGTGTCTGTgcacgttatgtagccaaataggagagtgcctaaccaaatttgcactcccaaatttgttttgtggtctggggagggctttTTTGGTGCGTTcctgagatcgtgcaagtttatgtatttgtgtgtgaacctcccccttcccccaaaaaacaaccctatgagaaacgttctcttaaactaaccaccccacattcttctgccccccctcccccaccccttcgaaaaacagtagcccccccccccccttgcccccccctcccagagttgccgaatgaatgaaacctgcacCCCCTTGTGACCCCttcccaagatgttcgcaataaattcaccaccaccccaccctccagacccccccccgagacctgataaaaatgtcagtcggtggagcgggcgtccAGGAGCGATGTactggcgttggtccgtcggctgcgagcactgaaaagggttccgacagccctttgcccttactatgtcagtggggtggagcaatggcagcagtaggtcctttgacatagtaagggcaaagggccgctagctgccagtcctgaaaatggcgccgaggggccctcgcccttactatgtcacatgggctactgccgccattggtgtccccgagtggcatagtaagggaaagtgccgtcggcgccatgttgattgctggcaacTGACGgctgtagtgcaggagatgtgtcccggactggtcctggccccctgctggagcctcctggacttctgtcaggttttgtgtgtgttgtgagggcctgggaagtaaatacattgCGTTCGGCCGAGtacaccgttctgtattggcctgtatgttatTAAGAGATTCAAACTAAACAGATGGTACCATGTTTGCACTACTGTGCCCATACCATGAGAGacagacttaaaacttggctaatACATTAAAAGAGATCCATTTGTTACAATCtttgagaaaagaagaaaaaaaagtacaaatgaTGCTCTAATGCAAGAAAGTTCAACCTAAGGCTTCAGAACCATGTATGGCTCTTTATAATGCAAGGAGCTATGTCTTCAGTCATAAATATTGAAGGCAACAATGGGAAGATATTTTGTGGAGTCTCATTTCAAGTCAAAAGTGACCAAATGATGGAAGTTAAGCTTAAGAAAGGTAATAAAGCCTGAAGCTGAGGTcactattttttttcctgctatcaCATCACAGGGTAACATGTTTCCTTCAAATTTGTCAAACCTAGTTTATGTTTTATTGAACCTTTAATGAATTggataaataaatgatttacagTTCACAGTaatatagtagatgacagcaaaaaaaaaaacaatcaactaGCCCATCCATAGGACTCCGGTTTAAGGTTATATTTCAGCAGCTTGCCATAGAAGTTTCACTGCCGGTAGGTTGTTATTGTTTATCCCAGTTAATTTTTGtcatctttctctttttttccttaccATCCTAGATAGATGAACATGCAAGTACCCATACTCAGTACAACCTTCCTGCTTCCTTTATGTCTTACCACCAAACTTTAATAAAcaaaacagctaccaaaactagaaAGGCTATCATCTGAACATATGCCCAGCTAGATTCTGGGACCCTGCGGGATTGTGCCTAGCTTCCACCAGTATCGACCTGGTTAGTTTCTGAGGAGTGACATGGGTAGCCtgatagatgatggcagaaaagaccaattagctcatccagtctgcccaattattcctgtttacctgctacccATAGTTCATGACTGTGTGTAAGATTACAGTATCTCCCCTTATGGAGGACAGTTTTTTGTCAGCTTCTTCTTTTGTACTCTGCCATCTTGGTAAATGAGTATACAAGATCTCTCAGTTCATACTCAGTGCCCCTTCCATGTCCATCCATAAAGCTCTGTAATAATCCAAAAAAGCTTCCACTACTTCCTTTGTCATTGCATGAGTATTTGTGCTTAAGTCTCCTGTGAATTCTGCCTGACGGAGCCAGGTAAGTGAGTGCCTATTAATATTCTAGAGTACTTACAGCCTGTCATACAAACTTGACAGATAGGTCTGCTCCCAcctcctacccccctccccctcatgccCTCCTTTGTGCTGGCCACAAGATCTCACAGATATTGGCTGCTTATCCAGCCTCCTCCCTAGGTGGGCTCTGGGCCGTGCTACAGCTAAGTTATGGCTTACAGCCTGGCTATGCACCAGTTTCttcatgagaagaaaaaaaaaatcccatcatTGAACCTACATTGTTTGCAACTGCTAATAGGCCATTTCCTCACTGTTAATCACAAAATAAAGCTTCACAATTttatagggatttttttttttttttgctttgtaccATAagtggggcaattttcagaagtacATCAATGCAAAGTCTGCATATATTTTTATCTAGGGATTTTGCACttgttctcaaagggaaagtactagCATACTATctcttctgaaaattgtcctgtGAAAAAGTACCTATAGCAATTTGACCTTGCCTTTTTAGTGGATAGTTTTTCTCTACAAAACAATGATGTAGATTAGAAAATCTAAACTACACTCATTATTTCCATCTCCTGACCTAAGCATGCCCCCAAGCCCGCCTGCTTTTTATCTAGGTTAAAGCATGCACATTGATAATCCTACACATATTTTTACTCTAGTttggggtgggcaattttcaaactgccagtTTACCCTGATAAATGACTTCTGAAGTTACCCTCCCCATTTTGATTTGTCTCTAGACATGATGAAAGTCACCAAAACATGAGTTTTCATGTCACATGCCTGTAGGAATCCTTGCAGGATTGAGAGGGTTAATTAAAATTATATCTGAAAAATAAGTGACATGAAGAAGACAGAATAGCCAGAATAAATTAAGCTGATAGGCCAAAAAACCTTCAGTAAAATACACACTGATTTGTCTTGGCTCTGAGAAGTCTCAAGATACTCTGACATAAGACTAAATATGAGATTGTGTGTTCATGTATGTTCCATAAACACAGATTCTAGGGTTGCAAGTTCACATAGTCGCCATTTTGTAGCAGAAGCACATATTGATGAGAGACAAGATGGTGGAGTAAACTGTTATCTTGCTTTGTGAGAAGCTTGGTGATACCTAGATAGTTGAACAGCTAAATTAGTTTATTCTAAAGGTggaaaagagttaaaaaaaaaaagtggaagacaCCAGTCCTCATATACACTGAATTCAACTGAACTAGAAACCTACAGGAGCATAAGGAAACTATGGGGccaaaaatgttattttgtatATTCTTCAACAAAACAAGCTCTGCAGGTGGTACAAAATGCTGCCTCAAGGGTATTAGTGGGGGTAGATAGGAATGCACACATATATCCCATATTATATAGATTGCAGTGGTTGCTGGAAAGGTGGCAGATAAAATTTTAAGATATCCACAATCATCCATAAAGTCTTAAATTCAAGAGCTCCCTTCAGTCTTAGTACTTTACTAAAGGTATATATTCCTAATCAGCACCTTTGTTCTGAGAGTAGGAATTTCCTTGAGATACCCTCCTTGAGAGTCATGCATTTATGGAAATCAAGAGagcaaacttatttatttatttagatttaatataccacctgtaaaaaaaaaaaaacataatataacatgcataaaattagACCCCAAGATGCGGAATGCATTACTTGAACCTTTGTGGGCAGAACCAGATTTGAAGTATTTTTAAAGATATAAAGTCAGTCCTTTTTGCTGAAGCATTTGCTGGTGGATGGGACTATTGTGAAGTTAATGCTGAGGTCAGTTTAGTGCAGTTTAGAGCTGTGCAGGATAAGCCTGATATGATTGGCTATCATGTTTTATAAAGTATATCTAGTGGTCTGTTTTTATAAATGGTCTATTGTAACTTGCCCAGAATTTAAGATGGAGCaagcaataaatatttttaaattaaatttctcTTTGAAATAATGCCATATTTAATACTAGACTCCCAGAACCAGTATTGGCTAGATGAAAGTGTCTCTAAATAAGTTTCCATTATGGGACTAACATTGTTATAAAAGATGGAGTGTTTTGGTGCACCATAGTTATGCACTCCACGTGTTTTCATAGTATCCCAAGAGATGTAATTAAATTTTGTATATACTGACAAGcaaattaaaaccaaaaagttCCTTTACAGAATAAATTGAGATGGATAATCTTTAATCTCATGgaatacaattttcaaagcaatctagcTGTGTTAAAATAAATTAAGAGCAGTGGGGTTgcgagccagggttcaaatcccactgctgctccttgtaatCATAGGTAAGTCATTTcacactccattgcctcaggaacaactttaagactgtgagccctctgggaactgggaagtacctacagtacttgaatgtaatctgctttgaagtgtctgaaggCCAGAATAAAAGTTAATAATAAGTAATAACAAGACTGACATGCCTAGAATGCCCTCGCTAAGATTTGCCATCCTCAATCCAGCAAAAAGTGCAAGTGGGCTTCCTtggcatgcatacttttaactgGACTGTGAGGGAGGCATTCTTGGAGGCATGCTTATATCAGGGGATGAAAAGAGaatgtgtgcatacattttcagaCAAGTACACACTGTTTTACTCATCTCGGCATGCGTGTTTTACACTACTTTACCAAAGAAAATTGCCCAAGTAGATTCTTTCACAGATTTTGTAACTACACAGGCAATTAGAAAATGGCCCCCACCTACATTTTCACAAAATAAATGGGgatcttttgttttcagtttttattttatttttcctgggaatttcaatgtttatAGCAAAATTAATATCCGTGGAAAAAATTATACTTCCAtcgatttttctcctgtttgttataacgaagccatttttccactgatttttttggttataacattgaaataccccaaaaaattaaaataaaaactaaggtccctaaaaataaattaagatgaagaaataattaaaaagaaaatcctCTAAGCAAtggtaaagattttttttgttgttgttgttactaGGATACTTTTTTTTCCTTGATGGCTGATATCACTATGATGGTGAGAATTGCCTGCTTCACTCTTTGAATATCCTCAGCCCAATATCTGCTGAAGACCAGTAATATCacctctgttttctctatgtaTTCATTTCTATATACATTGCAAATGAGGTAGTATTTCAAAATTTCCATATCTAGGCTTTCCATTATGGAGAAAGCATTTTATATCAACTGTACGATTAGTGGGACAGCACACTCTAGGTCGTTTAGCCATTGAGCTGTTCTCCAGGTCTGAAACAGCAACAACACACCAGAGGCAAAGTTTTATGGCTGCACATCTTGTCATGTGTTATATTCCCAACAATCGGCACACAAAATGATAATAGCACAGAAAATCACAACATATTTAAGGAAATATCATTCCACTATAAAACTTGTAATTCTAGTCATCTTATTCACAAATCAcatgatctattttttttttattctaaagaAAAGCGTgaaatttttcattttctaacttttggcaagcttttgagaaaaggaaaaaaatattcaaaatttattttagtATGTTTACAAGATAGAATATTAGCTTTTCCACTTCAGAAACCAAGAAATTAGGCTTTTTAAATATTCCTCTACAGTCAAATATAGCATACCTCACTCTGTTGGATTAGATTCTGTCCCTTATAATGGTATATTTGATCACCTGCTTGGACCCTGTATCTCCTTTTCGTACTGTCCTGTAATAACCTCTTCTCTTTCGGCGGCGTCCTGCTACCAGAAGAAGAAAACAGCaaaagaagaagaaggaaaagCAAAGAGTTACTGGAATCAACCATGAGCTTGTTGTCCCTGTCCATGACAGCCCCTGTTCCTCATTCTCACTGTCTGAAGAGTAGTTCTTGCCACTGTATCCTTTGGTTTCATTAAGGTGCTGCTTGCTGCTATTAAGATGAGCTGGGCTGGGTATATAAGAGAGTAACTTAGTGCTCAGAGGCACAGAAGTGGAGAAAATCATCTTGTTCTCCAAACCATTGTCCCACTGTGTACCTTCTGAACTTAAGAGAGTCTCTTTAGAAGTATAGTCCAGTGGAATTGATTTTACCCTGGCATCTGTAGTAAGTTCAGTTTTTTGGACTGTGCTGCTTgctttgctgttactgaggtcgCTGTCTGGCACAAGGCTTTGGCTTGCCATAGAAGCCTGGATGGGACGTGATGTTGAAGGGAATTTGGCTTGTTGGCATTTATCCGAATCTGGAACCTTGGAACAGTTTTGCCTCTCCCACTTGTGAAACGAGGATCGGGTATTCACATCTTTGAAAGACAATTTTTCAAACACAAGCAGATCTGGATCAACCCCTGTTAAGAAAGCAATAAGCATTACATCACTAAAGAAAACAACTTTAAATGCAAACAGCAAGAGCCTTTCCTTccattaaaataataaagaacaaTATTTTATTCTAACTGCAATTTACACAAAACAGATTTCTGGACATTTTCTAATTTGCCTTGTTCATAACTGTTCATAACTGTTTTgatgctttaagaacataagatatgccatactgggtcagagcaagggtccatcaagcccagtatcctgtttccaagtcacaagtacctgggaagtacccaaacattacataaatcacaagctattattgcatattaattaatagcaatttatggatttttcctctagcaacttatccaaaccttttttaaacccagttacactaactgctgtaaccacatcccctggcaatgaattccagagcttaactatgtgctgagtgaaacagaattttcttcaatttgttttaaatgagctacttgctaacttcatggaatgcagcctggtccttctattatctgggagagtaaataactgatttacattaacttgttttgtagacttctatcatatcatagtcgtctcttctccaaacttctttagccttttctcacagggcagccgttccatgccccttattttggttgccattctctgcactttctccggtgcaactatatcttttttgagaagcagtgaccagaattgcacacagtattcaagatgcagtctcaccatggagcaatacagaggcattatgacatacatcctttattttccattcccttcctaataattcctaacattccatttgcttttttaatcgctgcagcacactgagctgacgatttcaatgtattatccactatgatgcctagatctctttcctgggtggtaactcctaagatagaacctaaaattgtgtaagtacaacaagggttatttttccttatatgt
This genomic interval from Rhinatrema bivittatum chromosome 4, aRhiBiv1.1, whole genome shotgun sequence contains the following:
- the MANSC4 gene encoding MANSC domain-containing protein 4 codes for the protein MILLWKGSQDDVPHRSRAEEMLLFLAALISLLWRSEPLCPPTTFYQNCWIRRFPGLLLDLQESQRRGAQVLRLYPESTAQQCSRSCCLLTNVSCNLAVFYFETLHNSSSCLHVYCPTLESCIIKTKHSAILYNITTGVDPDLLVFEKLSFKDVNTRSSFHKWERQNCSKVPDSDKCQQAKFPSTSRPIQASMASQSLVPDSDLSNSKASSTVQKTELTTDARVKSIPLDYTSKETLLSSEGTQWDNGLENKMIFSTSVPLSTKLLSYIPSPAHLNSSKQHLNETKGYSGKNYSSDSENEEQGLSWTGTTSSWLIPVTLCFSFFFFCCFLLLVAGRRRKRRGYYRTVRKGDTGSKQVIKYTIIRDRI